The Candidatus Limnocylindrales bacterium nucleotide sequence GATGGTCGAGACGACGCTGCTGCACGCACGCCAGAGCCCTCTGCACGATCCCGTCGACGGCGGCTTTCACCGCTACGCGCGCGGCCCGGCGTGGCGGAACCCGGCCTACGAGAAGACTCTGGCCGACAATGCGGCCATTGCCGCGGCGTACATGGATGCCTGGCAGACGAGCGGTCGCGACGAGCTCGCACAGACGGCGCGAACCACGCTCGACTTCATGGTCCGGCGATTGTCGTCGCCGTCGGGCGCGCTGTACGCGTCGCTGGATTCCGAGAGCGCCGGCGCGGATGGCAAGCCCTGCACCGGTTGCTACTACGAGCTGTCCGACGACCAGCGCTCCGCGGCGCTGGCATCCACCGAGGCCCGTGAACGGCTGCGACGCGAGCGCGAGACGAGGCACGTGCCGCGTCGCAACGAGGCGCTGCTCGCCGACGCCAACGGTCTGGCCATCGGCGCGCTCGCGCGCGGCGCCATGCTCTTCGGCGATGGTGAGCTGCACGCACGCGCCGTGGCTGCTGCCGATGCCGTCCTGAAACGTCATCGGCGCACGCCCGTGCCGAGCGCGTCTGTCGCCGCCACGGCCACGCTCGTGCACTGCATCTACGAGGACGGCGCGGCGTGTGGCAACGCCGATGCGTACCTGGACGACTACGTCTTCCTCTCCGCCGGGCTGCTCGATCTGTTCGAAGCCGATCCCGATCCGCGCTGGCTGCAGGCCGCGCGGGAGCTGGCCGACGAGATGATCGCGCGCTTCGAGCATGCCGGCACGGGAGGCTTCTTCCTGACGGCCGCCGATGCCGAGCCGCTGCTGTTCCGGCCCAAGCCCGATTCCGACACCGCGCTGCCGAGCGGCAACTCGGCGGCGGTGGTGCTGCTGATGCGCCTTTACGCGTTCACGGACGCGCAGGTCTACCGCGAGGCGGCCGAGCGCACGCTGCGTGCATTCTCCCACGTGCTGGAATTCCGGCCGTTGACCGCGCCCGCTCTGGCCGCGGGGCTGGATGCGTACGATGATCCCTTCAAGAACGTCGTCCTGGTGGTACCAGAGGGCGCCGAAGCCGAGCCGCTGCGGCGCGTGCTGGCGCGAACGTATCTGCCGAACCGTGCGATCATCGTCGCCGACGGGAAGCCGCCGCCGCTGCCCGTCGCTGCGCAGAAAGTCGCCAACGCCGGCCGTGCCACCGCGTACGTCTGCGAGAGCCACGTATGCCGCCCGGGGACCGACGATCCGCGTCAGCTCGCAGCTGCGCTGGCCAGCGTGGTTCCTCCCGACATGGACTGAAGCGCCGGCGCGCGTCCATCGCCGATGCTCCCGGCGGCTTACCGGAGAAAGACCGCCAGCGACGCCAGCGATGTCCGCCGGCTGCTGCCGCAACCTGCCGTTACGACAGCGCGCCCTGGCAGCTGGAGCCTGCGCCGGCGGTGCATCCGAAGCAGTGCGAGGCGGTGGCGATGGCGGTGCCGGCAAGATCGTCGATGTTGTCGATCGTCCAAAGCGTCTGCGCCGCGCCCTGGCGCACGAGCGGCATCTCCAGCATCTGATTGAAGTCGCAATCGTAGATCGAGCCGTCGTATCCGACACTGATCATGTCGCGGCACATCAGCGCGCCGACGGTCGCCGGATTGAAGTGCTGCACGAGCAGGCTCATGTAGCGCTCGTACTCGCCGGTGCGCTCGAGCATCTCCGCGAAGCGCTTGATCGGCATGTTCGTGATCGTCAGCAGACGGCGGAAACGGATCCCGTAGAGGCGGGCAAGCTCTTCCCGATATTTCTGCTCGAGCTCGGCCTGCGCCGGCGGCAGGAACGCACCGAGAGGATTGTAGACGAGATCGAGGTCGAGGCCGCTGTCGGGCTGGCCGTAGCCGAGGCTGCAAAGCAGCCGCAGCGCCTCGATGCTCCGGTCGAAGACGCCGCGCCCGCGCTGCCGGTCGACGTTCGCACCGGTGTAGCAGGGCAGCGAGCAGACCAGCTCGACGCCGTTGCGGCGGTAGAACTCCGGCAGCCACGCCATTCCCGGCTCGAACAGCACCGTCAGGTTGGAGCGAACGCACACGCGACGCCCGAGAGCGCGCGCCCGTTCCACGATGGTGGCGAAGAACTCGTTCAGCTCGGGCGCGCCGCCGGTGATGTCCAGTAACGCCACGTCGCGCGATGCCGCCAGCAGCTCCAGCACGCGTTCGGCCGTGGCGGCCGTCATGGTCTCGGTCCTCTTCGGACCGGCCTCGACGTGGCAGTGATGGCACGCCTGATTGCAGATCTTGCCGACGTTGATCTGCAGCGTGGTGCAGCGCTGCCGGACGGGCGCATCGAGGTCGTGATCGCGCAGGACCGTGAGGAAACCACGCGCTCCTGCGACGGCGGCGCTGCCGGCGCGCTCGGCCGGAACGCTCATCGCT carries:
- a CDS encoding DUF255 domain-containing protein, which codes for MRSLALAILLLASPALLGGCTEQDTAPQRAAGARHAPTPPANRLGDETSAYLRDHAAQPVHWRTWRHQPLQEAERLSRPVMLVLGFGACQGCHVLARGPFSDPEFAEYVNERFIPVLVDRDERPDLDAVYMIAVRLLTGGAGWPAVVFLDSSGAPFQAYTYGAAASGERRDLRDVVEGVANDVEMGMDVVSMRAYDINDRLRVYSQPRPAGDVPETGKVFGPLMLYLAHSYDRETGGFGDSPRFVRPPALDFLLRLHRRTGQTVAREMVETTLLHARQSPLHDPVDGGFHRYARGPAWRNPAYEKTLADNAAIAAAYMDAWQTSGRDELAQTARTTLDFMVRRLSSPSGALYASLDSESAGADGKPCTGCYYELSDDQRSAALASTEARERLRRERETRHVPRRNEALLADANGLAIGALARGAMLFGDGELHARAVAAADAVLKRHRRTPVPSASVAATATLVHCIYEDGAACGNADAYLDDYVFLSAGLLDLFEADPDPRWLQAARELADEMIARFEHAGTGGFFLTAADAEPLLFRPKPDSDTALPSGNSAAVVLLMRLYAFTDAQVYREAAERTLRAFSHVLEFRPLTAPALAAGLDAYDDPFKNVVLVVPEGAEAEPLRRVLARTYLPNRAIIVADGKPPPLPVAAQKVANAGRATAYVCESHVCRPGTDDPRQLAAALASVVPPDMD
- the arsS gene encoding arsenosugar biosynthesis radical SAM (seleno)protein ArsS (Some members of this family are selenoproteins.) encodes the protein MSVPAERAGSAAVAGARGFLTVLRDHDLDAPVRQRCTTLQINVGKICNQACHHCHVEAGPKRTETMTAATAERVLELLAASRDVALLDITGGAPELNEFFATIVERARALGRRVCVRSNLTVLFEPGMAWLPEFYRRNGVELVCSLPCYTGANVDRQRGRGVFDRSIEALRLLCSLGYGQPDSGLDLDLVYNPLGAFLPPAQAELEQKYREELARLYGIRFRRLLTITNMPIKRFAEMLERTGEYERYMSLLVQHFNPATVGALMCRDMISVGYDGSIYDCDFNQMLEMPLVRQGAAQTLWTIDNIDDLAGTAIATASHCFGCTAGAGSSCQGALS